A genome region from Sander vitreus isolate 19-12246 chromosome 21, sanVit1, whole genome shotgun sequence includes the following:
- the LOC144536252 gene encoding neurexophilin-1-like, with translation MEMFARRCFVWILLEETFCLLVLGQHHANFTFSKRASPELNTDQDPSSHENLALQTRSLIQNIKLPISPFTPLSKQGLLERLGGNSQSHSNPSLKIKLRPIMKVHGTSKFSRTFSWGDFYSNIKTVKLNLLIMGKIVDHGNGSLGVYFRHNSTGVGNVSVSLVPPIKEVEFDLERQSVVNPKDSKTFNCRVDYEKTERTKKVMLCNYDPSKTCAQEQTQSHVTWMCSKPFQVICIYVSFYSTDYRLVQKVCPDYRTQNPAAYPPTG, from the exons ATGGAGATGTTTGCCCGGCGGTGCTTTGTTTGGATACTTCTGGAAGAAACCTTTTGTTTG TTGGTTCTTGGGCAACATCATGCCAATTTCACCTTCAGCAAGAGAGCATCACCTGAACTCAACACAGACCAAGACCCTTCTTCACATGAAAACTTGGCACTCCAAACTAGAAGTTTGATTCAGAACATCAAACTACCCATCAGTCCTTTTACTCCTCTTTCAAAGCAGGGACTTCTGGAAAGACTTGGAGGAAACTCCCAGTCACACTCCAACCCGTCCTTAAAGATAAAGCTTCGACCCATTATGAAAGTCCATGGAACATCTAAATTCTCCAGGACGTTCAGTTGGGGGGACTTTTACTCAAACATCAAAACCGTCAAACTGAatttgctgataatgggcaagaTCGTGGACCACGGGAACGGCTCTCTTGGAGTCTACTTCCGCCACAACTCCACAGGCGTGGGCAACGTGTCGGTCAGCCTCGTCCCACCGATAAAAGAGGTGGAGTTTGATCTGGAGCGCCAAAGCGTGGTCAACCCAAAAGACTCAAAGACGTTCAACTGCAGGGTGGACTATGAGAAGACTGAACGCACCAAAAAGGTGATGCTGTGTAACTATGACCCGTCCAAGACGTGTGCTCAGGAGCAGACCCAGAGCCACGTCACCTGGATGTGCTCCAAACCCTTCCAGGTCATCTGTATCTACGTGTCTTTCTACAGCACAGACTACAGACTGGTTCAAAAAGTGTGTCCAGACTACAGAACCCAGAATCCAGCAGCCTACCCACCCACGGGTTAA